The Lycium barbarum isolate Lr01 chromosome 9, ASM1917538v2, whole genome shotgun sequence genome has a segment encoding these proteins:
- the LOC132611453 gene encoding uncharacterized protein LOC132611453, which yields MYKAVTKKVVADFVRNNIVCRFGIPESIITDNAANLNSDLMRKTCEKFRIAHRNSTAYRSQMNGAVEAANKNIKKILRKITDSHRQWHEKLPYALLGYRTTARTSTGATPYMLVYCSEAVIPAEVEIPSLRIIQDVGLDDAEWICSRHEQLMLIDEKRIDAVCHGQLYQNRMSKAFNKRVRLRKFEPGQLVLKRISSSRRSQREIRTK from the coding sequence ATGTACAAGGCAGTAACAAAGAAGGTGGTAGCAGATTTTGTTCGCAACAATATAGTTTGCCGATTTGGAATTCCAGAGTCAATTATCACAGATAATGCGGCCAATCTCAACAGCGATCTTATGAGAAAGACTTGTGAAAAGTTTAGGATTGCCCACCGAAATTCCACAGCTTATCGatcacagatgaatggagcagtcgAGGCAGcaaataagaacatcaagaagatcTTGAGGAAGATAACAGACAGTCACAGGCAGTGGCATGAAAAGTTGCCATATGCTTTGCTTGGTTACCGTACCACTGCTAGAACATCCACAGGAGCAACTCCCTATATGTTGGTGTACTGTTCCGAAGCTGTGATACCCGCAGAAGTAGAGATACCTTCTCTAAGGATTATCCAAGATGTTGGTTTGGATGATGCAGAATGGATATGTAGTAGACACGAAcagttgatgctcattgatgaaaaAAGGATAGATGCTGTCTGTCACGGTCAACTTTATCAGAACAGGATGTCCAAGGCATTTAACAAGAGAGTAAGGCTTAGGAAATTCGAACCAGGGCAGCTGGTTTTAAAGCGAATTTCCTCATCAAGACGAAGCCAAAGGGAAATTCGTACCAAATAG
- the LOC132611900 gene encoding uncharacterized protein LOC132611900 → MDHQECQNSSILTFLKALCKQFREIDFKHIPRIQNEFADALATFSSMIQHPNKNYIDPIKVEIHDQQAYCFHVDEELDGQPWYYDIKKLLKTREYPENATNKQKWTLRRMANHFFLNGEILYRRTSDLGLLRCVDATEVTRLLEEVHAGTCGPHMNGFTLAKKILQAGYFWMTMVRDSIRYVQKFHQCQVHGDFIRVSPK, encoded by the coding sequence ATGGACCACCAAGAATGTCAAAATTCTTCCATACTTACATTCCTGAAGGCGTTGTGCAAGCAGTTCAGAGAGATTGACTTCAAGCATATTCCTCGAATCCAAAATGAGTTTGCTGATGCCCTTGCGACATTTTCATCAATGATCCAACATCCGAACAAGAATTACATCGATCCTATCAAGGTAGAAATACACGACCAACAAGCATATTGTTTTCATGTCGATGAGGAATTGGATGGCCAGCCATGGTACTACGACATCAAGAAGTTGCTCAAGACGAGAGAATATCCGGAAAATGCTACTAACAAACAGAAGTGGACCTTGAGGAGAATGGCAAATCACTTCTTCCTTAACggagaaatcctttataggagAACTTCAGATCTGGGATTGCTAAGATGTGTGGATGCCACAGAGGTGACAAGGTTGTTAGAAGAAGTACACGCAGGAAcatgtggaccccatatgaaCGGATTCACTTTGGCAAAGAAGATTCTGCAAGCGGGATACTTTTGGATGACTATGGTAAGAGACAGCATTCGCTATGTACAAAAGTTCCATCAATGTCAGGTTCACGGAGATTTCATTCGAGTTTCCCCCAAATGA